TGCCGTCCAGTTCGATCAGGGCGGCATCCACGGTGCCCTGGTCGGTGGCGCTGAGGCCGCAGAGGGCCGGCGCGATCTTTTCTTCGATGTTGGTCACCGCCTTGGTGACTCCCTTGCCGAAGTAGCGGCTGGGATCCCCGTCCCGGAGCTCGTGGGCCTCGTGGGCGCCGGTGCTGGCGCCGCTGGGCACGATCGCCATCCCGCGGGCGCCCCCTTCGAGCAGCACCTCCGCTTCCACCGTCGGGGTGCCACGGGAATCCAGCACCTCGCGGGCCACCACGCTGTCGATGACGAGATCGAGGGAATCGAACACGAAAGGCTGTCGTTGATGTTGGGGATCTTATGGGCCTCCCCCGCCCGCCCATTTGTGCCGGTTGGCACGGATCTCGGGCCTCTGGTCAGAATGGCTTCGCCCCACCCCCTGGCCATGCGACTGCTTCACACCATGCTGCGGGTGGGGGATCTGGAGCGCTCGCTCGCCTTCTACACGGATGTGCTCGGCATGCGGCTGCTGCGCCGCAAGGATTACCCGTCGGGCCGTTTCACCCTGGCCTTCGTGGGTTACGGCGACGAGCGCGACACCGCTGTGCTCGAGCTGACCCACAACTGGGACACCGCCAGCTACGAGATCGGCAGTGGTTACGGCCACATCGCCCTGGGGGTGGAGGACATCCAGGCGCTCTGTGATCAGATCCGCGCCAAGGGCGGCCGGGTGACCCGTGAGCCTGGACCGATGAAGCACGGCAGCACCGTGATCGCCTTCGTGGAGGATCCCGATGGCTACAAGGTGGAATTGATTCAAACCTCCCCCCGGCACGATGCGGACTGACCCTTCCCCCCCGGGCAGCCTCACCGCCGAACCGGACCGTTTCAGCGACGCCGCCTGGGACCTGCTGCTGGCCAGCCAGGACCAGGCCCGTCGCTGGCGCCATGGCCAGCTGGATGTGGAGCATCTGTTGCAGGTGCTGTTCAGCGATGCCCGTTTCGCCGCTTGGGTGGATCCGCTGCCGATCAGCGTCGACCGGGTGCTCGATCGCCTCGAGGCCTTCTGCGCCGATCAGCCCGCGGGCAGTGGCGGTGAGCTGTTCATCGGTGAGGCCCTGGAGGAGCTGCTGGAGGCCGCCGACCGCCGGCGGGGGGGCTGGGGCTCCCGCCTGATCGATGTGCCCCACCTGCTGCTCGCCCTGCTGGAGGAACCCCGCCTCGGCGCCGAGGTGCTGGCGGCCGAGGGGTTGGGCGAAGAGCGCCTGCTGCGACAGCTGCGTCCCGGGGCGCCCCTGCTCTCGAGCCCATCGCCCCAGGCGTCCCCCCGCCCCCGGACCGCGCTGCTGCGCAGCGACGACGACTGGATCGACACGACCCCATCCCGCCCCCAGCCCGTGGCCCCGCCCAAGGCTGCGCTGGCGGTTCCGGTTGCTTCTGAGGGCGGGCTCACCCTGGAGCGGGAACCCTCTCCCCTGGAGCAATTCGGGCGCGACCTCACCGCCGCCGCCCGCGCCGGTCAGCTGGATCCGGTGATCGGTCGCGACGCCGAGATCCGCCGCCTGATTCAGGTGCTCTCGCGCCGGGGCAAGAACAACCCGGTGCTGATTGGCGAGCCCGGCGTCGGCAAGACCGCCATCGCCGAGCTGCTGGCCCAGAGGATCGTGGCCGGTGAGGTGCCCGATTCGCTCAAGGGCCTGCGCCTGATCGCCCTCGATCTGGGGGCCCTGATCGCCGGCGCCAAGTTCCGCGGGCAGTTCGAGGAACGGCTGCGCAGCGTGCTGGCGGAGGTGAGCGACCCCGACGCCGGGGTGGTGCTGTTCATCGACGAGCTGCACACGGTGGTCAGCAGCGACCGCTCCAACGCCGATGCCGGCAGCCTGCTCAAGCCGATGCTGGCCCGCGGCGAGCTGCGCTGCATCGGTGCCACCACCCCAGCCGATTACCGGCGCACGGTGGAGAAGGACCCCGCCCTCGAGCGCCGTTTCCAGCAGGTGGTGGTGGGCGAACCCAGCCTGGAGGTGAGCATCGAGATCCTGCGGGGGCTCAAGGAGCGCTATGAGCTCCACCACGGCGTCACGATCAGCGATGGGGCGGTGGTGGCCGCCACCCGCCTGGCGGCCCGCTACATCGCCGACCGCTGCCTGCCGGACAAGGCCATCGACCTGATCGATGAGGCCGCCGCCCAGCTCAAGATGGAGGTCACCTCCAAGCCCCAGCTGGTGGAGGACGCCGAACTGGCCCTGCGGCGGGTGGAGCTGGCCCTGCTGGCG
The window above is part of the Cyanobium sp. ATX 6F1 genome. Proteins encoded here:
- the gloA gene encoding lactoylglutathione lyase, with the protein product MRLLHTMLRVGDLERSLAFYTDVLGMRLLRRKDYPSGRFTLAFVGYGDERDTAVLELTHNWDTASYEIGSGYGHIALGVEDIQALCDQIRAKGGRVTREPGPMKHGSTVIAFVEDPDGYKVELIQTSPRHDAD
- a CDS encoding ATP-dependent Clp protease ATP-binding subunit is translated as MRTDPSPPGSLTAEPDRFSDAAWDLLLASQDQARRWRHGQLDVEHLLQVLFSDARFAAWVDPLPISVDRVLDRLEAFCADQPAGSGGELFIGEALEELLEAADRRRGGWGSRLIDVPHLLLALLEEPRLGAEVLAAEGLGEERLLRQLRPGAPLLSSPSPQASPRPRTALLRSDDDWIDTTPSRPQPVAPPKAALAVPVASEGGLTLEREPSPLEQFGRDLTAAARAGQLDPVIGRDAEIRRLIQVLSRRGKNNPVLIGEPGVGKTAIAELLAQRIVAGEVPDSLKGLRLIALDLGALIAGAKFRGQFEERLRSVLAEVSDPDAGVVLFIDELHTVVSSDRSNADAGSLLKPMLARGELRCIGATTPADYRRTVEKDPALERRFQQVVVGEPSLEVSIEILRGLKERYELHHGVTISDGAVVAATRLAARYIADRCLPDKAIDLIDEAAAQLKMEVTSKPQLVEDAELALRRVELALLAAESAPMAERLQWQDQRRDAQERLAALQERWQGEREQLAELRELQHQDEDLRHAIAEAERDGDLEEAARLQYDQLHGLQQRRLALEQGMLEDQRSGQSLLREQVEEGDIADVVARWTGIPVQRLLAGERQKLLELESRLGERVIGQPEAVTAVAAAIRRARAGMQDPRRPVGSFLFLGPTGVGKTELAKSLAAALFDETEALVRLDMSEYMERNAVARLLGAPPGYVGYEEGGQLTEAVRQRPYAVLLLDEVEKAHPDVFNVLLQVLDDGRLTDSQGRTVDFRHTVVVMTSNLASRAILEFGRSGDGAALDAAVERALADQFRPEFLNRIDEVIRFRPLRPEDLQRIVRLQLAELAQLLADQGLELQVDESLVARLAAQGYEPEYGARPLRRLLRRQIENPLATALLAETFSGARGVRVQASADPAEPLCFIPLGPEREDVR